AGGGAGGATTCCGCCTCTTAGGAGGAGAGAACGGCTACCGGGCGCGCATCCTGCAGGATGTCTTCCTCGAGGCCCGCAAGAAAGAAGCCCTCCTCCAGGTTCAGGCGGTGCTCTTCGAGGGGATTCTAGAGGTGCTGGACCCCGAGAAGGCCCGAGCTACCCTGGAACGGGGCGTAGGCCCCGGGAAAGCCCTGGGTCTCGGGTTACTCTCGCTGGCTCCGTGAGGTGCGGGATGCCCCCGGTCCCGAACACCAGGAACCTGAAAGAACTCCCTAAATTCCGGGATGGACTCTCCTACCTGTACGTAGAGCACGCCTTCATCGAGCAGGAAGCCCAAGGCATTGCAATCTACGACCAGGAAGGAGCCACCCTGGTTCCCGTAGCCGCCCTTGGTGTGCTGTTCCTAGGTCCCGGAACCCGAATCACCCACGCCGCCATTCGAGCCCTAGCAGGCAACGGGTGCACCGTGGCCTGGATAGGGGAAGGATTTGCCCGCTTCTACGCTCAAGGCCTGGGGGATACCCGAAGCGCTCGGCGGCTCTACCTCCAGGCCCGAGCTTGGGCCGACCCCAAACTTCACCTGGAGGTCGTGCTCCGCCTGTACCGTAAGCGCTTCGCCGATCCCCTCCCCGAAGGGATTACTTTAAAGCAGATCCGGGGTTTCGAAGGCGTTCGAGTGCGGACCGCTTACGCACGCTGGAGCCGAGAAACTGGGGTTCCCTGGCATGGGCGAAGCTACGATCGACGAGACTGGGGGAACTCCGACCCCGTGAACCGCGCACTTTCCGCCGGAGCCGCGTACCTCTACGGCCTGGCCCACGCAGCCATCGTCTCTAGCGGTTTTAGCCCCGCTTTAGGCTTCATTCACACGGGAAAACTCCTTTCCTTCGTTTACGATCTAGCTGACCTCTACAAAACCGAGGTGCTCATCCCCACCGCTTTCCTCACCGTGGCCGAGTCCGAAGTGGAAGTAGAACGACGGGTACGGCGAGCACTCAGGGAACGCATCCAGGAGGTCCGTCTTTTAGAGCGGATGGTAGAGGACCTCCTGGACCTCTTTTCCGGCCTCGGCCTTCCCGAGGAGAAAGATCTGGTAGAGGGCGACCCCACCTACCCCGGAGGGCTCTGGGATCTAGAGGGCGAGGTAGAGGGGGGCGTAGCTTATGGTGGTGATGATTCTAGAGAAAGTGCCGAGGAGCCTTAGGGGAGAGCTCACCCGTTGGCTTGTGGAGGTGGACACAGGTGTTTTCGTAGGACGGGTGAGTGCTATGGTGCGAGACCTCCTCTGGGAGAAGGTAGTGGAGAAAGCAGGGGAGGGTCGTTGCGCCATGGCGTACCGGACCAATAACGAGCAGGGATTCGCGCTTAAGTTGCACGGTTATCAAGACCGGTCCCTACGAGACTTTGATGGTATAGTGCTGGTGGCAGTGCAGAACGCGAAAGCTTTGCGCAAAGCAAGGAAGCTAAAGCGTCTTCAGGAGCGGATGCGCGAGGATCTTGACAACACGACCCTAGAGTAGTGCCCCTGGTAAACACATAGAGGGGGAGGAGTAAGGGTTTGTGCTGTCCAGGACATCTGTAGTCCCCACGCACGTGGGGATGGACCGAGTAACGTTTGGGGCGTGGCTACGTGGTCTAAGTAGTCCCCACGCACGTGGGGATGGACCGCCTGGGCCGCACCGATCCAGGCCGCCCAAGCGGTAGTCCCCACGCACGTGGGGATGGACCGAGAAGGCGCAAACGCAAGAAAACCCCGTATAAGTAGTCCCCACGCACGTGGGGATGGACCGTACCTGGACCCACCCCAAACACCCGAAACGAAGTAGTCCCCACGCACGTGGGGATGGACCGGGGGGGTCTTTCATGAATGGCGCTATGGGTTTGTAGTCCCCACGCACGTGGGGATGGACCGCCTTCACTAACCAGAAAAACGAAGAAAAAAGCGTAGTCCCCACGCACGTGGGGATGGACCGTGGCTGCGGCGCGTGGCTCACGCGTGCGGGGTGGTAGTCCCCACGCACGTGGGGATGGACCGGCGCGGCTCGAGCCCGTCCAGCACGCAAAACCGTAGTCCCCACGCACGTGGGGATGGACCGCCCCGCTCGAGCTGCCGGACCTCCTCCTCACTGTAGTCCCCACGCACGTGGGGATGGACCGAGATTGGGGAAACCGCTAACGTCCAGGAAACCGTAGTCCCCACGCACGTGGGGATGGACCGTCCACGGTCTCCTCCAGGACCGCGCCCCGGTCGTAGTCCCCACGCACGTGGGGATGGACCGTCTTCGTGGAGGCGGGTTGGGCTGAACCCATTGTAGTCCCCACGCACGTGGGGATGGACCGGCCAAGTGGGAACGCAAACCCTAATATTTATGTAGTCCCCACGCACGTGGGGATGGACCTCGGCCTTATCCGTGTTGGACGTGGGGGTAATCGTAGTCCCCACGCACGTGGGGATGGACCGATCAGCACCTAAGAGTGAGGTGATTAGTAATGGTAGTCCCCACGCACGTGGGGATGGACCAGAGGGACTACGCGAGGCGCAAAACCTGCTCTCGTAGTCCCCACGCACGTGGGGATGGACCGCTAGAGGTCAAGCCCATCGCGGGGTGGCTAGAGTAGTCCCCACGCACGTGGGGATGGACCGTGCCGGCTCGCTCGGGGTGGACTCGTACCTCGGTAGTCCCCACGCACGTGGGGATGGACCGTATACCCTAGTGGATATCGCGCAACTGGACACGTAGTCCCCACGCACGTGGGGATGGACCCTCTAGCCCCTGCAACACAAAGCCCCGCCCCCAGTAGTCCCCACGCACGTGGGGATGGACCAGCTCACGCCCCTGGAGCGCGTGACGTACTACAGTAGTCCCCACGCACGTGGGGATGGACCAGGACCTCCTCGCCCGTCTCCGCGTCCACGGTTCGTAGTCCCCACGCACGTGGGGATGGACCGAACGAGCACCGCGCCGCGATCATCCTGAACGCGTAGTCCCCACGCACGTGGGGATGGACCTCACGCCGAACCTCAGCAAGAACCGGGACTTCCGTAGTCCCCACGCACGTGGGGATGGACCGCTTGCCCGCGCGCGTGAGGTTGAGGCTATCGAGTAGTCCCCACGCACGTGGGGATGGACCGAACCCAGTTCCGCTCATCAAGCGCACTGAGGTGTAGTCCCCACGCACGTGGGGATGGAC
This region of Marinithermus hydrothermalis DSM 14884 genomic DNA includes:
- the cas1e gene encoding type I-E CRISPR-associated endonuclease Cas1e, which gives rise to MPPVPNTRNLKELPKFRDGLSYLYVEHAFIEQEAQGIAIYDQEGATLVPVAALGVLFLGPGTRITHAAIRALAGNGCTVAWIGEGFARFYAQGLGDTRSARRLYLQARAWADPKLHLEVVLRLYRKRFADPLPEGITLKQIRGFEGVRVRTAYARWSRETGVPWHGRSYDRRDWGNSDPVNRALSAGAAYLYGLAHAAIVSSGFSPALGFIHTGKLLSFVYDLADLYKTEVLIPTAFLTVAESEVEVERRVRRALRERIQEVRLLERMVEDLLDLFSGLGLPEEKDLVEGDPTYPGGLWDLEGEVEGGVAYGGDDSRESAEEP
- the cas2e gene encoding type I-E CRISPR-associated endoribonuclease Cas2e, whose product is MVVMILEKVPRSLRGELTRWLVEVDTGVFVGRVSAMVRDLLWEKVVEKAGEGRCAMAYRTNNEQGFALKLHGYQDRSLRDFDGIVLVAVQNAKALRKARKLKRLQERMREDLDNTTLE